One Diospyros lotus cultivar Yz01 chromosome 1, ASM1463336v1, whole genome shotgun sequence genomic window carries:
- the LOC127799903 gene encoding putative nitric oxide synthase isoform X1, translating into MASRALSLSSLSSLSPISLSHHLACSTPSSLRFYSSKPIVVVNKSVQSHYDEQTPADTRVSISTPEVEGTGAAAPTRGDIFLERQKSFAAATTVLAACTKKKKKKKIDKVGGSVKVSLPSCYGCGAPLQTSETDAPGYVDPDTYQLKKKHHQLRKVICGRCRLLSHGHMVTAVGGHGGYSGGKQFVSAEELRKKLSHLRHEKALIVKLVDIVDFNGSFLGRVRDLAGANPIILVVTKVDLLPKGTNLDCVGDWVVEATMKKKLNVLSVRLTSSKSLVGIAGVVSEIQKEKKGRDVYILGAANVGKSAFISALLKMMSYKDPVAAAAQKYKPIQSAVPGTTLGPIQIDAFLGGGKLYDTPGVHLHHRQAAVVHSEDLPALAPQSRLRGQSFPNSQVALDEWTAGKIASNGLNGFSIFWGGLVRVDILKVLPRTRLTFYGPKGLQIHMVPTDKADEFYQAEVGISLTPPTGNPSNDWTGLETQRHLQIKFEDAKSSPACDVAVSGLGWIAVEPVGRSPGVSDSDSEETDKELLLAVHVAKPVEVFIRPPMPAGKAGEEWYQYRELTEMEEEVRPKWYF; encoded by the exons ATGGCGTCCCGAGCGCTCTCCTTatcttctctttcctctctaTCTCCGATTTCCCTTTCTCACCATCTCGCTTGCTCTACCCCTTCTTCTCTCAGATTCTACTCTTCTAAGCCAATCGTCGTTGTCAACAAATCAGTACAATCTCACTATGACGAACAGACGCCAGCCGACACCCGTGTATCGATTTCCACACCCGAGGTCGAAGGAACTGGAGCGGCCGCACCAACCCGAGGGGATATCTTCCTCGAACGCCAGAAGTCCTTCGCGGCTGCTACTACAGTGCTCGCGGCGTgtacgaagaagaagaagaagaagaagatagataAAGTCGGTGGGTCCGTGAAGGTCTCCTTGCCGAGCTGTTATGGTTGTGGTGCTCCTTTACAGACTTCGGAAACGGATGCTCCTGGCTATGTGGATCCTGATACATATCAATTG AAGAAGAAACACCACCAACTTAGAAAAGTTATCTGTGGAAGGTGCCGGCTGTTGTCTCATGGGCACATGGTTACTGCTGTCGGTGGACATGGAGGTTATTCTGGTGGGAAACAGTTTGTGTCAGCTGAAGAGCTTCGCAAGAAGCTATCACACTTGCGACACGAGAAAGCTTTGATAGTTAAATTG GTTGATATAGTGGATTTTAATGGTAGCTTTCTGGGTCGTGTGCGTGATCTTGCTGGTGCAAATCCCATAATATTGGTTGTAACTAAG GTTGATCTCCTTCCTAAAGGGACCAACCTTGATTGTGTTGGCGATTGGGTTGTGGAAGCTACCATGAAAAAGAAACTCAA TGTTCTGAGTGTTCGCCTAACAAGCTCAAAGTCTCTAGTTGGCATTGCTGGAGTGGTGTCTGAAATTCAAAAGGAGAAAAAG GGACGAGATGTGTACATTCTG gGTGCAGCTAATGTTGGAAAATCTGCATTCATTAGTGCCCTATTGA AAATGATGTCATATAAGGATCCAGTTGCTGCTGCAGCGCAGAAGTATAAACCAATACAATCTGCTGTTCCTGGGACTACTCTAGGTCCAATACAAATTGATGCTTTCCTGGGAGGAGGG AAGTTATATGACACACCTGGAGTTCATCTCCATCATAGACAAGCTGCAGTGGTTCATTCAGAGGACTTACCTGCCCTTGCTCCCCAAAGCCGGCTCAGGGGTCAGTCATTTCCA AATTCCCAGGTAGCTTTAGATGAGTGGACAGCTGGGAAAATTGCATCCAATGGCTTGAatgggttttcaatattttgggGAGGTCTTGTCCGAGTTGATATTTTGAAG GTTCTTCCTAGGACACGCTTAACATTCTATGGACCCAAGGGATTGCAGATTCATATGGTTCCCACAGATAAAGCTGATGAATTTTACCAG GCAGAAGTCGGGATTTCCTTAACACCCCCAACTGGCAACCCGAGCAACGACTGGACGGGACTTGAGACACAGCGccatttacaaataaaatttgaagATGCCAAAAG CAGTCCAGCTTGCGATGTGGCTGTATCCGGCCTTGGATGGATTGCCGTTGAGCCAGTTGGCAGATCTCCTGGAGTTAGTGACTCAGATTCTGAAGAAACTGACAAAGAGTTGCTTCTGGCAGTCCATGTCGCGAAGCCGGTCGAGGTGTTCATCAGGCCTCCTATGCCGGCGGGAAAGGCCGGAGAAGAGTGGTATCAGTACCGGGAGTTAACTGAGATGGAAGAAGAGGTAAGACCAAAATGGTACTTTTGA
- the LOC127799903 gene encoding putative nitric oxide synthase isoform X2, which yields MASRALSLSSLSSLSPISLSHHLACSTPSSLRFYSSKPIVVVNKSVQSHYDEQTPADTRVSISTPEVEGTGAAAPTRGDIFLERQKSFAAATTVLAACTKKKKKKKIDKVGGSVKVSLPSCYGCGAPLQTSETDAPGYVDPDTYQLKKKHHQLRKVICGRCRLLSHGHMVTAVGGHGGYSGGKQFVSAEELRKKLSHLRHEKALIVKLVDIVDFNGSFLGRVRDLAGANPIILVVTKVDLLPKGTNLDCVGDWVVEATMKKKLNVLSVRLTSSKSLVGIAGVVSEIQKEKKGRDVYILGAANVGKSAFISALLKMMSYKDPVAAAAQKYKPIQSAVPGTTLGPIQIDAFLGGGKLYDTPGVHLHHRQAAVVHSEDLPALAPQSRLRGQSFPNSQVALDEWTAGKIASNGLNGFSIFWGGLVRVDILKVLPRTRLTFYGPKGLQIHMVPTDKADEFYQAEVGISLTPPTGNPSNDWTGLETQRHLQIKFEDAKSPACDVAVSGLGWIAVEPVGRSPGVSDSDSEETDKELLLAVHVAKPVEVFIRPPMPAGKAGEEWYQYRELTEMEEEVRPKWYF from the exons ATGGCGTCCCGAGCGCTCTCCTTatcttctctttcctctctaTCTCCGATTTCCCTTTCTCACCATCTCGCTTGCTCTACCCCTTCTTCTCTCAGATTCTACTCTTCTAAGCCAATCGTCGTTGTCAACAAATCAGTACAATCTCACTATGACGAACAGACGCCAGCCGACACCCGTGTATCGATTTCCACACCCGAGGTCGAAGGAACTGGAGCGGCCGCACCAACCCGAGGGGATATCTTCCTCGAACGCCAGAAGTCCTTCGCGGCTGCTACTACAGTGCTCGCGGCGTgtacgaagaagaagaagaagaagaagatagataAAGTCGGTGGGTCCGTGAAGGTCTCCTTGCCGAGCTGTTATGGTTGTGGTGCTCCTTTACAGACTTCGGAAACGGATGCTCCTGGCTATGTGGATCCTGATACATATCAATTG AAGAAGAAACACCACCAACTTAGAAAAGTTATCTGTGGAAGGTGCCGGCTGTTGTCTCATGGGCACATGGTTACTGCTGTCGGTGGACATGGAGGTTATTCTGGTGGGAAACAGTTTGTGTCAGCTGAAGAGCTTCGCAAGAAGCTATCACACTTGCGACACGAGAAAGCTTTGATAGTTAAATTG GTTGATATAGTGGATTTTAATGGTAGCTTTCTGGGTCGTGTGCGTGATCTTGCTGGTGCAAATCCCATAATATTGGTTGTAACTAAG GTTGATCTCCTTCCTAAAGGGACCAACCTTGATTGTGTTGGCGATTGGGTTGTGGAAGCTACCATGAAAAAGAAACTCAA TGTTCTGAGTGTTCGCCTAACAAGCTCAAAGTCTCTAGTTGGCATTGCTGGAGTGGTGTCTGAAATTCAAAAGGAGAAAAAG GGACGAGATGTGTACATTCTG gGTGCAGCTAATGTTGGAAAATCTGCATTCATTAGTGCCCTATTGA AAATGATGTCATATAAGGATCCAGTTGCTGCTGCAGCGCAGAAGTATAAACCAATACAATCTGCTGTTCCTGGGACTACTCTAGGTCCAATACAAATTGATGCTTTCCTGGGAGGAGGG AAGTTATATGACACACCTGGAGTTCATCTCCATCATAGACAAGCTGCAGTGGTTCATTCAGAGGACTTACCTGCCCTTGCTCCCCAAAGCCGGCTCAGGGGTCAGTCATTTCCA AATTCCCAGGTAGCTTTAGATGAGTGGACAGCTGGGAAAATTGCATCCAATGGCTTGAatgggttttcaatattttgggGAGGTCTTGTCCGAGTTGATATTTTGAAG GTTCTTCCTAGGACACGCTTAACATTCTATGGACCCAAGGGATTGCAGATTCATATGGTTCCCACAGATAAAGCTGATGAATTTTACCAG GCAGAAGTCGGGATTTCCTTAACACCCCCAACTGGCAACCCGAGCAACGACTGGACGGGACTTGAGACACAGCGccatttacaaataaaatttgaagATGCCAAAAG TCCAGCTTGCGATGTGGCTGTATCCGGCCTTGGATGGATTGCCGTTGAGCCAGTTGGCAGATCTCCTGGAGTTAGTGACTCAGATTCTGAAGAAACTGACAAAGAGTTGCTTCTGGCAGTCCATGTCGCGAAGCCGGTCGAGGTGTTCATCAGGCCTCCTATGCCGGCGGGAAAGGCCGGAGAAGAGTGGTATCAGTACCGGGAGTTAACTGAGATGGAAGAAGAGGTAAGACCAAAATGGTACTTTTGA
- the LOC127799903 gene encoding putative nitric oxide synthase isoform X3: protein MASRALSLSSLSSLSPISLSHHLACSTPSSLRFYSSKPIVVVNKSVQSHYDEQTPADTRVSISTPEVEGTGAAAPTRGDIFLERQKSFAAATTVLAACTKKKKKKKIDKVGGSVKVSLPSCYGCGAPLQTSETDAPGYVDPDTYQLKKKHHQLRKVICGRCRLLSHGHMVTAVGGHGGYSGGKQFVSAEELRKKLSHLRHEKALIVKLVDIVDFNGSFLGRVRDLAGANPIILVVTKVDLLPKGTNLDCVGDWVVEATMKKKLNVLSVRLTSSKSLVGIAGVVSEIQKEKKGRDVYILGAANVGKSAFISALLKMMSYKDPVAAAAQKYKPIQSAVPGTTLGPIQIDAFLGGGKLYDTPGVHLHHRQAAVVHSEDLPALAPQSRLRGQSFPVALDEWTAGKIASNGLNGFSIFWGGLVRVDILKVLPRTRLTFYGPKGLQIHMVPTDKADEFYQAEVGISLTPPTGNPSNDWTGLETQRHLQIKFEDAKSSPACDVAVSGLGWIAVEPVGRSPGVSDSDSEETDKELLLAVHVAKPVEVFIRPPMPAGKAGEEWYQYRELTEMEEEVRPKWYF, encoded by the exons ATGGCGTCCCGAGCGCTCTCCTTatcttctctttcctctctaTCTCCGATTTCCCTTTCTCACCATCTCGCTTGCTCTACCCCTTCTTCTCTCAGATTCTACTCTTCTAAGCCAATCGTCGTTGTCAACAAATCAGTACAATCTCACTATGACGAACAGACGCCAGCCGACACCCGTGTATCGATTTCCACACCCGAGGTCGAAGGAACTGGAGCGGCCGCACCAACCCGAGGGGATATCTTCCTCGAACGCCAGAAGTCCTTCGCGGCTGCTACTACAGTGCTCGCGGCGTgtacgaagaagaagaagaagaagaagatagataAAGTCGGTGGGTCCGTGAAGGTCTCCTTGCCGAGCTGTTATGGTTGTGGTGCTCCTTTACAGACTTCGGAAACGGATGCTCCTGGCTATGTGGATCCTGATACATATCAATTG AAGAAGAAACACCACCAACTTAGAAAAGTTATCTGTGGAAGGTGCCGGCTGTTGTCTCATGGGCACATGGTTACTGCTGTCGGTGGACATGGAGGTTATTCTGGTGGGAAACAGTTTGTGTCAGCTGAAGAGCTTCGCAAGAAGCTATCACACTTGCGACACGAGAAAGCTTTGATAGTTAAATTG GTTGATATAGTGGATTTTAATGGTAGCTTTCTGGGTCGTGTGCGTGATCTTGCTGGTGCAAATCCCATAATATTGGTTGTAACTAAG GTTGATCTCCTTCCTAAAGGGACCAACCTTGATTGTGTTGGCGATTGGGTTGTGGAAGCTACCATGAAAAAGAAACTCAA TGTTCTGAGTGTTCGCCTAACAAGCTCAAAGTCTCTAGTTGGCATTGCTGGAGTGGTGTCTGAAATTCAAAAGGAGAAAAAG GGACGAGATGTGTACATTCTG gGTGCAGCTAATGTTGGAAAATCTGCATTCATTAGTGCCCTATTGA AAATGATGTCATATAAGGATCCAGTTGCTGCTGCAGCGCAGAAGTATAAACCAATACAATCTGCTGTTCCTGGGACTACTCTAGGTCCAATACAAATTGATGCTTTCCTGGGAGGAGGG AAGTTATATGACACACCTGGAGTTCATCTCCATCATAGACAAGCTGCAGTGGTTCATTCAGAGGACTTACCTGCCCTTGCTCCCCAAAGCCGGCTCAGGGGTCAGTCATTTCCA GTAGCTTTAGATGAGTGGACAGCTGGGAAAATTGCATCCAATGGCTTGAatgggttttcaatattttgggGAGGTCTTGTCCGAGTTGATATTTTGAAG GTTCTTCCTAGGACACGCTTAACATTCTATGGACCCAAGGGATTGCAGATTCATATGGTTCCCACAGATAAAGCTGATGAATTTTACCAG GCAGAAGTCGGGATTTCCTTAACACCCCCAACTGGCAACCCGAGCAACGACTGGACGGGACTTGAGACACAGCGccatttacaaataaaatttgaagATGCCAAAAG CAGTCCAGCTTGCGATGTGGCTGTATCCGGCCTTGGATGGATTGCCGTTGAGCCAGTTGGCAGATCTCCTGGAGTTAGTGACTCAGATTCTGAAGAAACTGACAAAGAGTTGCTTCTGGCAGTCCATGTCGCGAAGCCGGTCGAGGTGTTCATCAGGCCTCCTATGCCGGCGGGAAAGGCCGGAGAAGAGTGGTATCAGTACCGGGAGTTAACTGAGATGGAAGAAGAGGTAAGACCAAAATGGTACTTTTGA
- the LOC127799903 gene encoding putative nitric oxide synthase isoform X4, with amino-acid sequence MASRALSLSSLSSLSPISLSHHLACSTPSSLRFYSSKPIVVVNKSVQSHYDEQTPADTRVSISTPEVEGTGAAAPTRGDIFLERQKSFAAATTVLAACTKKKKKKKIDKVGGSVKVSLPSCYGCGAPLQTSETDAPGYVDPDTYQLKKKHHQLRKVICGRCRLLSHGHMVTAVGGHGGYSGGKQFVSAEELRKKLSHLRHEKALIVKLVDIVDFNGSFLGRVRDLAGANPIILVVTKVDLLPKGTNLDCVGDWVVEATMKKKLNVLSVRLTSSKSLVGIAGVVSEIQKEKKGAANVGKSAFISALLKMMSYKDPVAAAAQKYKPIQSAVPGTTLGPIQIDAFLGGGKLYDTPGVHLHHRQAAVVHSEDLPALAPQSRLRGQSFPNSQVALDEWTAGKIASNGLNGFSIFWGGLVRVDILKVLPRTRLTFYGPKGLQIHMVPTDKADEFYQAEVGISLTPPTGNPSNDWTGLETQRHLQIKFEDAKSSPACDVAVSGLGWIAVEPVGRSPGVSDSDSEETDKELLLAVHVAKPVEVFIRPPMPAGKAGEEWYQYRELTEMEEEVRPKWYF; translated from the exons ATGGCGTCCCGAGCGCTCTCCTTatcttctctttcctctctaTCTCCGATTTCCCTTTCTCACCATCTCGCTTGCTCTACCCCTTCTTCTCTCAGATTCTACTCTTCTAAGCCAATCGTCGTTGTCAACAAATCAGTACAATCTCACTATGACGAACAGACGCCAGCCGACACCCGTGTATCGATTTCCACACCCGAGGTCGAAGGAACTGGAGCGGCCGCACCAACCCGAGGGGATATCTTCCTCGAACGCCAGAAGTCCTTCGCGGCTGCTACTACAGTGCTCGCGGCGTgtacgaagaagaagaagaagaagaagatagataAAGTCGGTGGGTCCGTGAAGGTCTCCTTGCCGAGCTGTTATGGTTGTGGTGCTCCTTTACAGACTTCGGAAACGGATGCTCCTGGCTATGTGGATCCTGATACATATCAATTG AAGAAGAAACACCACCAACTTAGAAAAGTTATCTGTGGAAGGTGCCGGCTGTTGTCTCATGGGCACATGGTTACTGCTGTCGGTGGACATGGAGGTTATTCTGGTGGGAAACAGTTTGTGTCAGCTGAAGAGCTTCGCAAGAAGCTATCACACTTGCGACACGAGAAAGCTTTGATAGTTAAATTG GTTGATATAGTGGATTTTAATGGTAGCTTTCTGGGTCGTGTGCGTGATCTTGCTGGTGCAAATCCCATAATATTGGTTGTAACTAAG GTTGATCTCCTTCCTAAAGGGACCAACCTTGATTGTGTTGGCGATTGGGTTGTGGAAGCTACCATGAAAAAGAAACTCAA TGTTCTGAGTGTTCGCCTAACAAGCTCAAAGTCTCTAGTTGGCATTGCTGGAGTGGTGTCTGAAATTCAAAAGGAGAAAAAG gGTGCAGCTAATGTTGGAAAATCTGCATTCATTAGTGCCCTATTGA AAATGATGTCATATAAGGATCCAGTTGCTGCTGCAGCGCAGAAGTATAAACCAATACAATCTGCTGTTCCTGGGACTACTCTAGGTCCAATACAAATTGATGCTTTCCTGGGAGGAGGG AAGTTATATGACACACCTGGAGTTCATCTCCATCATAGACAAGCTGCAGTGGTTCATTCAGAGGACTTACCTGCCCTTGCTCCCCAAAGCCGGCTCAGGGGTCAGTCATTTCCA AATTCCCAGGTAGCTTTAGATGAGTGGACAGCTGGGAAAATTGCATCCAATGGCTTGAatgggttttcaatattttgggGAGGTCTTGTCCGAGTTGATATTTTGAAG GTTCTTCCTAGGACACGCTTAACATTCTATGGACCCAAGGGATTGCAGATTCATATGGTTCCCACAGATAAAGCTGATGAATTTTACCAG GCAGAAGTCGGGATTTCCTTAACACCCCCAACTGGCAACCCGAGCAACGACTGGACGGGACTTGAGACACAGCGccatttacaaataaaatttgaagATGCCAAAAG CAGTCCAGCTTGCGATGTGGCTGTATCCGGCCTTGGATGGATTGCCGTTGAGCCAGTTGGCAGATCTCCTGGAGTTAGTGACTCAGATTCTGAAGAAACTGACAAAGAGTTGCTTCTGGCAGTCCATGTCGCGAAGCCGGTCGAGGTGTTCATCAGGCCTCCTATGCCGGCGGGAAAGGCCGGAGAAGAGTGGTATCAGTACCGGGAGTTAACTGAGATGGAAGAAGAGGTAAGACCAAAATGGTACTTTTGA